From a region of the Mycobacterium intracellulare ATCC 13950 genome:
- the yidD gene encoding membrane protein insertion efficiency factor YidD — protein MTGRSAVGALTHTVGRSVARGLIFLIQLYRHMVSPLRPATCRFVPTCSQYAVDALNEYGLIRGSWLAAVRLAKCGPWHEGGWDPIPDRPGCQGDCQDASDARVVRATRGESESFVV, from the coding sequence GTGACCGGACGCTCTGCGGTGGGTGCGTTGACCCACACCGTCGGACGGTCCGTGGCGCGGGGATTGATTTTCCTCATCCAGCTCTATCGGCATATGGTGTCGCCGCTGCGCCCGGCGACCTGTCGCTTCGTTCCGACCTGCAGCCAGTACGCGGTCGATGCGCTGAACGAGTACGGGTTGATCCGGGGGAGCTGGTTGGCTGCGGTCAGGCTCGCCAAGTGCGGACCATGGCACGAGGGCGGATGGGATCCGATACCCGATCGCCCCGGCTGCCAAGGGGATTGCCAAGACGCCAGCGACGCTCGGGTGGTCCGAGCGACGCGAGGGGAGAGTGAGTCTTTTGTCGTTTGA
- the rnpA gene encoding ribonuclease P protein component gives MLPARNRMTRSIEFDATVKHGIRMAQPDIVVHFRRETDGGDATAPHVGLVVGKPVGSAVERHRVARRLRHVARTILGDLQDSDRLVIRALPSSRTASSARLEQELRRCLRRMPATGIAP, from the coding sequence ACGCGGTCAATTGAGTTTGACGCGACGGTGAAGCACGGGATCCGCATGGCACAACCCGACATCGTCGTGCACTTCCGGCGCGAAACCGACGGCGGCGACGCGACGGCGCCCCACGTCGGACTCGTTGTCGGCAAGCCCGTCGGGTCGGCGGTGGAACGTCACCGGGTCGCCCGCCGGCTGCGACATGTGGCCCGCACGATTCTCGGTGACCTTCAGGATTCCGACCGGCTGGTGATCCGGGCGCTGCCCAGTAGCCGGACCGCGTCGTCGGCCCGGTTGGAACAGGAACTGCGGCGGTGTTTGCGACGGATGCCGGCGACGGGGATCGCACCGTGA